The nucleotide window tttgcatatAATAATAGCATGCATGTTAACCATTTTACACATACATACGCGTGCCTGTCTGTCGCTGCCGTTGACATGCTTTCTTAAAGCCCCGATTAATTCCTTCCAACTATATTCATTTGCCCGACTTGATGTGTCTGTCTTAGGCCTCAATTTCTCTCGGCATCTAACCTCAACTTATACGCTACGACAAATTAAATGTACTTGGGGTTTCGTGAAACGTAGATAAATGTCAATGTATCCTTGCAGCTCAATCACATTAATAatgtaaataaattaattaaaatatcttGGATCTTAAAGTTGCTGTAAGTTTTAATGTTAatatgtataaaaaatttcatatttTATTACTAAATGGTTCTATCAAATATAAATTCCTTTTAATCACAGTTATAATTGTTACTGATGGTGAATTTTTTTTTCCGGTTTATTTCATAAATCTTAATATTCaccttttaatttaaaatattttataattaaaatattatgtcGTAGCCGACCTCAAATTATCTTAAGTTTCACGTTTTCTTCCTCGAAGACAAACGGCAATGTAATGAAATAACGAAAATCCCTTCCGAGATCTGAGGCAGCGGCCAATCACCGTTGACGACCAATCGCCGAAGCCgccccttcttcttctccggcttcctcttcctcctcctcttctcaggGAGAGGGGAGGGAAAAAGAAGGATGTCATCTTGGGATCCAATCAACCTGGCCGTCCATGTGGCCCGCGGACGCTGGTTCACCCTCTTCGCCTCCTTCCTCATCATGACTGCCTCCGGCGCCACCTACATCTTCTCCGCCTACTCGGCCGCCATCAAGTCCTCCCTCGCCTACGACCAACGCACCCTCAACACCATCTCCTTCTTCAAGGACCTCGGTTCCAGCGTCGGCGTCCTCCCCGGCCTCGTCAACGAAGTCGCCCCGCCCTCCGTCGTCCTCGCCACCGGCGCTGCCATGAACTTCTTCGGTTACCTCATGATCTACCTCGCCATCACTGGCCGCACGCCTCGCCCCCGCCTCTGGCAGATGTGCCTCTACATCTGCGTGGGCGCCAACTCGCAGGCCTTCGCCAACACCGGCGCCCTCGTCGCCTGCGTCCGCAACTTTCCCGATAGCCGCGGCGCCGTGCTCGGCCTCCTCAAGGGCTTCGTCGGCCTCAGCGGCGCCATCTTCACCCAGCTCTACCTCGCCTTCTACGGCCACGGCGGTGACCCTAGGTCGCTCGTCCTCCTCGTCGCCTGGCTCCCCGCCGCCGTCTCCCTCGTCTTCCTGCACACCATCCGCTACATGAAGCCTCCTCCTCATCGTCATCAATCCCACGAGTTCAAGGTCCTGTGCTCCTTGCTCTACATCACCCTCGCTCTCGCCGGATTCCTCATGGCCGTGATCATCCTGCAAAGCCGCTTCGAGTTCTCCCAGCGCGCTTACACGGCCGGCTCTGTCGTcgtcctcatcctcctcttcctccctctcgTCGTGGTCGCGAGAGAGGAGGCATCGAATTGGAAGCGCGGCAAGCCACCTATCGGAGGTCCTCCGCTGGAATCCAAACCGATCGATCCGAAAGCATCGATCACAACACCAAAGAAAAACTCAGTAACATCCTCCTCAGCCCTAGCCGACGTCTTCAGGGCCCCAAAGAGAGGCGAGGACTACTCCATCCTGCAAGCCATCGCGAGCGTCGACATGCTCATCATCGTCATCGCCACCATCTGCGGCGTTGGCGGAACCCTGACCGCCATCGACAACATGGGCCAGATCGGCCAGTCCCTCGGCTACGATGCCCAGAGCGTTGCCACCCTGGTCTCCCTTATCAGCATCTGGAACTACGCCGGCCGCGTCGTCGCGGGGTTCGCCTCCGAGATCCTGCTAGTCAAGTACAGGCTTCCCCGCCCCCTTCTGCTCACTCTGGTCTTCCTCCTATCCTGCGCCGGCCACCTCCTCATCGCCTTCGGGAGCATCCCGGCCTCGTTATACGCCGCATCAGTGATCACCGGATTCTGCTTCGGGGCGCAGGTGCCGCTGTTCTTCGCCATCATATCGGAGGTGTTCGGGCTGAAGCACTACTCGACGCTGCACAACTTCGGCGGCGCAGCGAGCCCTATCGGGTCATACATACTGAACGTGAAGGTGGCCGGGCAGTTGTACGACCGTGCGGCTGTGCGGCAGAACGCTGTCGGCAACATGTCAAACTCTTCGTTTTCCTCTTCTTCGTCATCGTTGGCGACATGCGTCGGAGAGGAGTGCTTCAAGCTTGCATTCATCATCATTACGGCGGTGACGATGGCAGGGGCTGCGGTGATGCTGGTGTTGGTTTGGAGGACATGGGAATTCTATAGAGGAGATATATATAGCAGgcacagaggaggaggagaggcaaAGAAGGAAttggaggagaaagaggaggagatggTGCCAATGCTTGAGCAAAGGCTTGACTGAGAGATGCATACACAATAAATTGAAAGAGAATTGCTGGAGAAATAGAACAACAGGACAAGAGTTTCTAAGAGTCTTAGGTTTCAAGCTCCAAATTTGGCCATTAAATTGTAAGTCTCCAAACTTTGAGTTATTTTTTCCTTAATCCAAacaagataaatattttgaatttgcTTGATAGATTTTTATTGCAAGCTATTGTACTAaattgatctttctcggtgaggagAAATTTATTTTGAGCATGCATGACATCTTGATGAACAGGACTTGCCTTTGCCTCAATATTTTTTGTACCCCTCTCTGATCCCCAAGAATATGCAAATAGACTATTAGAGAATTGTATCAGCCAAGTGTTTAGAGCAGGTGATCCATAGCATAACTGAGAGTATCAACCTTCAGTCCACCAACTATGTCTCAGGTCTGAACCTGGgtgttcttcctcttctcccaccTCCCCCATCAAGTAATTCCATTTAATTTATTGGTTCTCAAAGTGGAACCAATTTTCTCACTTTTTTGTTCAAAGACATCTTTCAGATTTTTACAAGCACCTATATCTATCTGACACATCATACACTTGAATCAGATTAGGATATCAATTGATCAAGAAcagataaatatgaaaatatggGTACTTTGAGTCAAACTAGGAATAGGTTTAGACTTTAGATACCTAGATAGCTAATTCAGGTAATAAATTGTTTTTTCGGACTAGCTGCACCTAATTGACTTATTTAAACTGAATTAGGATGTCCAACAATCAAGTATGTATAATTATTGTTAGAAAAGTAAGTTCAATTGAGCCCAGGTTGGATTAACAATAAAATGAAGAACCTAATCAAACAACACATTCCACAGCAATTCCTTAGCTCGGACCCTAATGGAGAATCATAAGAACAAAAACCACAGTAGCAATAATTTTTCTTCAGATAGAGATCAAGTGCTTACAACGTGTGGGCAACCTGTATTTGATCATTCATATTTGTTATTTAAAATGTTAAAGCCAACCTGTGTTTTGGATAACAATGTAATGGAAAGGTTAAAGAAACATGCACTTTGGATTTGTGAAATGCATTTCCCTTCACCACGACTTCACTGGAAATCAATTCTGAATTAAGTCCTCAGAATTATATATGTTTGAACAATGAAGTCTGTTGGTTTCACTGGATAATACTTGTAATCTCTGTGATAAGAATGCATGGTTTAGATTTTAGAGGTTTTGCCATTTGGGTGAGGGGAGCTGCAGGCATTCTGCTGCTAGCCTTTATTCAGCTTAGTTATAGTACCGGCTGGGTTGTCTTTAAGTTGGCTGGTTATTTCAGTGAGATCTTTCTTAACCCAAATCTCTTCCAATTTTTATCAGCTTGGAGAAGGCCATTTTGTTCCTTCTCTTATCTTTTATCCTTGTTTGTTTATGTGTGTTCTATTACCCAAAGCAAAAGCAACTCGAATTCCAAACCCCTTTTGGAGGGAAACCAACCTCAAGAGGTGGCTCAGAAGGTGCACAAAAAGGTAGTAGTCCCTTGAGGCAAGACAAGGATGAAGCATGCACAAGACTTCCAATAGGTTATTCAATTGCATGGAGAACAAGGCACCATCAGCTTTCTATGAATGGAGAAGGAAAGGAATAGGAGAGAGGAAATTAAGACTCTTCTCCTAAAGCTTGCCATTCCATTATCTCGCCCCTTGGCTGGCTTCACCTTCTCCATCATCGCCAAAAAGAGTAGAACAAGTAGCAAATCTCCCTCTAGTACATCAAGCCAAGTAGATCAGCTCATGGATTCCTCCCCTTGCATTTCTCTCTCTGAATTTGAGGATGAGGTGAGCTTGCAAGGCCAGGAATCATCTTCCATGTAcctacaagaagaagaagaagaagaagaagaagaagaagaagaagaagaagaagaagaagaaatcatgaGGGTGCAATGTCCAGAGAACCCATGTGAGGTCTCCATCATCAATTTCCAAGATGCACATAGCTTGGAAGAAGAGGTTGAAAGCTTGAAGTGCCTTGTAGATTCGATCAACGGCAGATCATGCGAGGTCGAATCGCAATTCTGGGACTACTGTGATGCAAAAGAACAGGAATCACTGTTGCTGAAGCTGAAGCTTGAGTGTCTGTGTTTGAAGCTTGAGTGCCTGGAAGCCCAGAATCAGAGGCTTGAGGCCACCATTTCCAAACAACAAGGAGCTCTTGAAAGCCTCGAGTCTATGAGAACAGAGCTCAAATGTCTACGGTGGAAGGCCAAAAAGTTGTCCAAACTAAATAGGCTTCATTTGCATGAAGCTCGTCGGCAGGCTCTGATTCTGGATGCTCGAGATGCCGAGTTATCAAAGATCAATGAGGAGCTGAAAGGAGTAAAAGATATAGCTGATCAACTACTGAAGGGAAAGAAAGTTTTAGATTCAAGGATGGATTCATTTACGGCAAATTATCAATCTGCATCAGTGGTTAGTATTTCAGCCCGCCCCTCATTTGAGTACATTATAATGCTTGTTGTAGCGACTGAATAGTTAGTGTGATGCATGCTCTTACTTTCATGTCCATAGAGTAAAGAGGAGACACTCCAGGATGACAGCATCAAGATTTTATCCAACACTGAAATGCCTGATCGGCTAGACCAGTTTCGATACCGGTGGTACCTAGAAATGGAGGAGCTGATTTATCTGGGCTGGGTTGGATCATGCTTGAGGAATGAACTTGAAGTAAAACTAATGCAGGAAATGGGAGGCCAGTGGATCATGGAGCTCCCAGCAAATGACCAGGTCATGAGTTGCAGAGTGCAACTCCATGATACAGACCATTCTTCACCGGTTGCAGGCATTGGCCATGAAGCTTGCTCAGTTGCCACAGCAAGGAAGAATCATTCATGTCCAGAGAAGCCAACATATTGTTCTTCATCAGTTACTGAACTTGGTCATGAAGCTTGCTTGGATGTGGCAGCAAGGAAGAATCATTTAGGTTTGATGAATCAAAAGGAAGAAGAACATGAAGTAAAACCAGTGCAGAGAATTGGAGGCCAGTGGATCATGGAGCTCCCAGCAAATGACAACGTCATGAGTTGCAGGGTGGAACTCCATGACTCAGACTGTTCACCAGTACCAGGCATTGGTCATGAAACTTGCTCAGGTCCAAAGAAGCCTATCTATTGTTCCTCGTCAGTTGCAGAACTTGGTATTGAATCTTGCTTGGATGTCGCAGCAAGGAAGAATCATTCAGGTCTGAAGAAGCCAAAATTGCTTTACAAGCTCAAAGGATGGGCCAGAGGAAAGGGAAAGCCGAAACAGTTTCGCGATTGAGATgacgtggtggtggtggcggcggcagcagctgcTAGAGATGGTGTGTCTGGGATTGAAGTGTGAAGGTTATGCAAGGAGAAAGACAGTTTGATATGGTTACGAGTGCATGACATTGTATCAGAATTTAACAGACAAATCTCAAACTTAATAATCATTTTCCTGCTTTGTTCTCTAATTCTACACTGATACTTCAATTATTTCTTCTTTGACCCAACATTGACATCTAAAACCAATAGAAATCACCCTGCACAAATGCGTTCAATCTCTATGGGATGTAGTTAGATCACAGCTGGCCTTACAGGATTTCTATGGTGGCTTTCTTCGAATGAACTCTATCCATATATACTAGCTAATTATTCTATTTAATCTATTATAATCTATGTTGATAGGATAATTGACTTATTAACTTAATGAATCATAAACAAGACTCATATTACTTAAATTAATGATAGTATATTCATCAAGAAATTGTAATCTAATTCAATTCCTAGCATCTGAAtctttcatcctcttttctcttgtAACATGATATACTTGAGGCAAGTTCGTACGTTATCTtaatgggaacttgttgtcgtgcccgggacttggtgagcagttgtttgtgggcttgcagctgtttgtTCAACCttgtaaagcccttgttttctccctctctctcttttctcttgtgtacACAAGGTGCTCgttaaattgcttgtaaagcttcccctcttttcgcgagacgtcgggacttgtccgttactcgttcttttgaactaatcaactttctcttttacaggtccttcgggacatgCGAGAGGTTGCAAATGGGCTGATCTTTACGAAGC belongs to Musa acuminata AAA Group cultivar baxijiao chromosome BXJ3-5, Cavendish_Baxijiao_AAA, whole genome shotgun sequence and includes:
- the LOC103983814 gene encoding protein NUCLEAR FUSION DEFECTIVE 4, which gives rise to MSSWDPINLAVHVARGRWFTLFASFLIMTASGATYIFSAYSAAIKSSLAYDQRTLNTISFFKDLGSSVGVLPGLVNEVAPPSVVLATGAAMNFFGYLMIYLAITGRTPRPRLWQMCLYICVGANSQAFANTGALVACVRNFPDSRGAVLGLLKGFVGLSGAIFTQLYLAFYGHGGDPRSLVLLVAWLPAAVSLVFLHTIRYMKPPPHRHQSHEFKVLCSLLYITLALAGFLMAVIILQSRFEFSQRAYTAGSVVVLILLFLPLVVVAREEASNWKRGKPPIGGPPLESKPIDPKASITTPKKNSVTSSSALADVFRAPKRGEDYSILQAIASVDMLIIVIATICGVGGTLTAIDNMGQIGQSLGYDAQSVATLVSLISIWNYAGRVVAGFASEILLVKYRLPRPLLLTLVFLLSCAGHLLIAFGSIPASLYAASVITGFCFGAQVPLFFAIISEVFGLKHYSTLHNFGGAASPIGSYILNVKVAGQLYDRAAVRQNAVGNMSNSSFSSSSSSLATCVGEECFKLAFIIITAVTMAGAAVMLVLVWRTWEFYRGDIYSRHRGGGEAKKELEEKEEEMVPMLEQRLD